In a single window of the Acyrthosiphon pisum isolate AL4f chromosome X, pea_aphid_22Mar2018_4r6ur, whole genome shotgun sequence genome:
- the LOC115033218 gene encoding XK-related protein 4-like has protein sequence MASYHKNVRIAYENRKNIGNTGTVLQFLWYIMITVSRMLSFSLAAIMWPQSTSIFCMVHWLLMPLCIFKYQNVTFCMPSDQSEESRIMRFFSRILGLVYIFTYLSPSEGQGNSRNRYLGYYGVFLRENVAAVTIWAITGPDQNYWYYYPLMICSITPFFVGILFMTIYYKFFHPHTIISLT, from the exons ATGGCttcatatcataaaaatgtaagaatTGCTtatgaaaatcgaaaaaatatcgGCAATACAGGAACAGTGTTACAGTTTTTATGGTACATAATGATTACAG tctcCCGAATGTTGTCTTTTAGTTTAGCTGCTATAATGTGGCCACAGTCAACTAGTATTTTTTGTATGGTTCATTGGCTCTTAATGCCATTGTGTATTTTCAAATATCAGAACGTAACATTTTGTATGCCATCCGACCAATCTGAAGAAAGTAGAATCATGAGATTTTTTTCAAGAATACTCGGTCTTGtctacatttttacttatttatcacCCAGTGAAGGCCAAGGGAATTCAAGAAATCGTTACTTAGGGTATTATGGAGTGTTCCTAAGAGAAAATGTAGCTGCAGTTACTATTTGGGCTATCACTGGTCCGGATCAAAACTATTGGTACTACTATCCGCTGATGATATGTTCGATAACACCATTTTTTGTTGGAATTTTgtttatgacaatatattacaaatttttccATCCTCATACAATCATATCTCTTACATAA
- the LOC107883754 gene encoding putative nuclease HARBI1: MDNLYANLFLINNIEEQVNAIQHVRMTKEKPMDPFMLSDRLFVKSFRLSKYLANHLIDMLRPLIEDANRSSAIDLKTKVLVALHFFGTGSYQTPMGHSRFTAVSQSSVSRCINEVVNALNHPDIFNLWVKFPSNIYELDQVRKKFYTKTRFPGVIGCIDCTHVALVPPSSNLNLIENQHPEYIYVNRKCYHSINVQLICDSDLKILNVNALFPGSTHDSHVWNNSSVLPLLQDLYTNGLKNIYLLGDSGYPLRPWMLTPIANPTTEADEYFNKQQMSARSIIERCNGVLKGRFRCLIKDRTLHYKPEKVSQIINACVVLHNLCITYNLPEFVDGENITDFGIYQAPLGVAENNDLNLRNRDLMMGRRQRQKIIQLLQNRNIREEI; encoded by the exons ATGGACAATTTATAcgcaaatctatttttaattaataatattgaagaacAAGTAAACGCGATACAACATGTCAGGATGACAAAAGAAAAACCTATGGATCCATTTATGTTGTCAGACAGATTATTTGTTAAAAGTTTTAGATTGtctaaatatcttgcaaatCACTTAATAGACATGTTAAGACCACTAATTGAAGACGCTAATCGTTCATCGGcaattgatttaaaaacaaaa GTACTCGTTGCATTACACTTTTTTGGCACTGGTTCTTACCAAACACCAATGGGTCATAGTCGATTTACTGCTGTATCGCAATCTTCTGTATCTCGATGCATAAATGAAGTTGTAAATGCTCTCAATCATCCTGATATTTTCAACTTATGGGTTAAGTTTCCATCAAATATATACGAGCTTGACCAAGttcgaaaaaa attttatacgAAAACAAGATTTCCAGGAGTTATTGGGTGCATAGACTGCACTCATGTTGCATTAGTTCCACCatcttcaaatttaaatttaatagaaaaccAACACCCTGAGTACATTTATGTAAATCGTAAATGCTACCATTCTATAAATGTCCAACTA ATTTGTGATTCAGATTTGAAAATACTAAACGTTAATGCATTGTTCCCCGGAAGCACACATGATTCTCATGTTTGGAATAATTCTAGTGTCTTACCATTACTTCAAGATCTATATACAAAtggtcttaaaaatatttacttgttag GGGATTCAGGCTACCCATTACGTCCATGGATGCTAACTCCCATTGCAAATCCAACTACTGAAGcggatgaatattttaataaacaacaaatGTCCGCTAGAAGTATCATTGAACGTTGCAATGGAGTTCTAAAGGGACGTTTtag ATGTCTTATAAAAGATCGAACTCTGCATTACAAACCAGAGAAAGTATCACAAATAATTAATGCTTGTGTTGTTCTTCACAATCTATGTATAACGTACAATCTTCCTGAATTTGTGGATGGAGAAAATATAACTGATTTTGGCATATACCAAGCTCCACTGGGTGTTGCAGAAaacaatgatttaaatttaagaaacagAGATTTAATGATGGGAAGGAGACAAagacaaaaaattattcaacttttacaaaatagaaatattagggaagaaatataa
- the LOC100162829 gene encoding dynein light chain roadblock-type 2-like, giving the protein MAAQIEETLKRIQTSDGVVGLVIFNNDGIPIKTNMDNAMSVRYAGLVQQLIATSQVEIKKDDPNDNLTYLRLRTTDNEIMVIPDKHYTMVVIQKPTGSRSPM; this is encoded by the exons atgGCTGCTCAGATAGAAGAAACTCTGAAGAGAATTCAGACCAGTGACGGTGTCGTCGGACTCGTAATATTCAACAACGATG GCATTCCGATTAAAACCAACATGGACAATGCAATGTCCGTCCGGTATGCTGGATTAGTGCAGCAGCTAATCGCGACATCACAGGTCGAGATCAAAAAAGACGACCCGAACGATAACCTGACGTACCTGCGGTTGCGTACCACAGATAACGAAATCATGGTTATACCAg atAAACATTATACCATGGTGGTAATTCAAAAACCGACTGGCTCTAGATCACCAATGTAA